The DNA sequence GTGTTCGACATGACCGCAACCTAGCGCGAGGGTCCGACATTTTCCGGGGGCCGTGCCAGACTCGTGATCATGAGATCCGGCGAACCCCACGCACAGCGCCCCGAGCCGCGGCGGTCATAGGGTGGGCGACATGTGGTGGGGACTCCTCTGCGCCTTGGGCGCCGCGTGCGCGTACGGCGTCGCTTCGGTGATGCAGTCGGTCGCCGCGCGGGCGACCGACACCGGGGCCGACGGCGTCGACCCGAAACTGCTCGTCCGCGTGCTCGGCCAGTGGAAGTTCGTGGTCGGCCTGTCGCTGGACGTCCTCGGATTCGTCGCGCAGATCGTCGCGCTGCACGTGCTGCCGCTGTTCGTCGTGCAGGCCGCGCTCGCCGCCAGCCTCGCCGTGACCGCCGTCGCCGCGCGGTTCCTCGGCGTCCGGCTGGGCAAACGGGAGTGGGGCGCGATCGTCGTCGTGTGCGCCGGCCTCGGGCTGCTCGGCGCGGCCGCCGAAAGCGAGGGCTCGGACCCCGTCGGGCTCGGGTTCCGGCTGGTGCTGATCGGCGCGGTCGTGGTGCTGGCCGGGGCCGGGATCGTCGCCGGGAAGGCGAACCGCCGGGTGCGGACGCCGGCGCTGGGCCTGGTCGCCGGGCTGTGCTTCGGCGTCGTCGCGATCGCCGGGCGGATCATCCCCAGCCTCGCGCCGCTCGACCTGCTCACCGACCCGGCGACCTACACCGTCGCGGCGGCGGGCGGGATGGCGATGCTGTTCTACGCGACGGCGTTGCAGCGCGGCAGCGTCACGACGTCGACCGCGATGATGGTGCTCGGCGAGACGGTGTTCCCGTCACTGGTCGGGGTGCTCGCGCTCGGCGACCGCACCCGGCCCGGGTTTGCTTTGATCGCGATCGCCGGGTTCGTACTGGCCGTGGCCGCCGCGCTCGCGCTGGCCCGGTTCGGCGAACCGGCCACCGACCCCGTCGCGGCCGCGAACTGAGACGAACGCGACCGTTTCCCCGCAAGTGATTTACTTAGACTAGCCTTACCTATCCCACGACAGGACAGGGAGGCGCGGGTGAGCACGACCGGACGGGAAGTCCTCCGCCGTTCGATCGCCGGGCAACGCAGGTCGGTGGCGCTCGCGTCGCTGCTGACCGCATGCCACCAGGGCGGTGAGGCGCTGGTCCCGGTGGTGATCGGCGTCGTGATCGACCAGGCCGTCGCGGGCGGCTCGGTCTGGACCCTGCTCCTCTGGCTGGCGGTGCTGGGCGTGCTCTTCGCCGGCCTGTCGACGAGCTACCGGCTCGGTGCCCGCTCCGGCGAGCGCGCCGCCGAACGCGCCGCCCACGAACTGCGCCTCGACCTCGGCCGCCGGGTGCTGCACCCCGGCGGCGGCGCCGAAGCCGGCAACCTCGCGGGTGAACTGGTGAGCATCGGGACGTCGGACGCGAAGCGCGTCGGCCAGCTCAACGGCGTGCTGCCCTTCGGCGTCGCCGGGCTGGCCGGGCTGCTGGTCAGCGCCGTCGTGCTGCTCACCATGTCGATCCCGCTCGGCCTGCTGGTCCTGCTCGGCACGCCGCCGATGCTCTACCTCGCGCACCTCATCGGGAAGCCCCTCGAGCGCCGCAGCGAAGCCGAGCAGGAGCGGTCCGCGTTCGCGTCCGGGATCGCGACGGACCTCGTCGCCGGCCTGCGTGTGCTCAAGGGTGTCGGCGCCGAGCGCGCGGCCGTTGACCGCTACCGCCGGACCAGCCAGGACTCGCTGAAGGCGACGCTCAAGGCGGCCCGCGCCCAGGCCTGGCACAACGGCGCGCTGCTCGCGCTCACCGGCATCTTCATCGCGCTGGTCGCGCTGGTCGGCGGCAACCTCGCCGCGGCGGGCGACATCACCATCGGCGACCTGGTCGCCGCGGTCGGGCTCGCCCAGTACCTGATCACGCCGTTCTCGATCTTCTCGTGGGTCAACGGCGAACTCGCCCAGGGCCGCGCGTCGGCCGGGCGGATCGCCGACGTGCTCAACGCGCCGGCCGCGGTCGGCGAAGGCACCGCGACTCTGCCGGTCCCGGCGCCCGGGCACGTGCGGCTGTCCGCGCTGAGCCGGGGCGCGCTGCGCGACGTCGACTTCGAAGCCCGGCCTGGGGAACTGCTCGGCGTGGTCGCCACCGACCCGGCCGCCGCGACCGACCTGCTCGACTGCCTCGGCCGCGCCGCCGACCCGGCCACCGGCTCGGTGTCGATCGACTCGGTCGACCTGTCCACTGTGGACCCGAGCCGGGTCCGGGAGGTCGTGCTGGTCGCCGCGCACGACGCGGACCTGTTCGCGGGCACCGTCGCCGAGAACGTCGCACCCGGGCTCCGCGTGGCCGAGGCGATGTCCGCGGCCGCCGTCGACGAGGTGGCCAGCGCGCTGCCCGACGGCGTCGCGACCGCCGTCAGCGAACGCGGGAGATCACTGTCCGGCGGGCAACGCCAGCGCGTCGCCCTCGCGCGAGCGCTGGCCGTCGACGCGCCCGTGCTCGTGCTGCACGACCCGACGACCGCCGTCGACACCGTCACCGAGGCCCGCATCGCCGCGGGCCTGGCGCAGCTGCGGCGCGGCCGCACGACCATCCTCGTGACCACCAGCCCGGCCCTGCTCGCCGCGACCGACCGGGTCGTGCTGCTCGACGACGGGCGCATCGCCTGCCAGGGCAGTCATGCCGAGCTGGCCGGCCGGGCCGACTACCGGGCGGCGGTGCTGTCATGACCCGGGAACTCCTCCCCGTGGCCGACGGCCCGCGCATCCGCGCCGTCGTCGGCGAGCTGCTCGGCCGGGCCAAGGGCCGCGCCGCGGCCGCGTTCACCACGCTGGTCGTGGCCACCGCGATCGGCCTGCTCACCGCTCCCCTGCTCGGCCGGGTCGTCGACCTCGTCGCGTCGAAGCAGCCGGCGAGCGAGATCGTGACGCCGGTGGTCGCGCTGGTGCTCGTCGCGCTGGCGCAGGCCGTCACGACCGCGCTCGGTGTGTCGATGGTGTCCCGCCTCGGCGAGACGATCCTGGCCGAGCTGCGGGAACGCTTCGTCGAGCGGGCCCTCGGGCTGCCGCTCGAACAGCTGGAACGCGCCGGGTCCGGCGACCTCACCGCGCGCGTGACGAACGACGTCTCGGTGGTCGCGGAAGGCGTCCGGG is a window from the Amycolatopsis sp. NBC_00355 genome containing:
- a CDS encoding ABC transporter ATP-binding protein — translated: MSTTGREVLRRSIAGQRRSVALASLLTACHQGGEALVPVVIGVVIDQAVAGGSVWTLLLWLAVLGVLFAGLSTSYRLGARSGERAAERAAHELRLDLGRRVLHPGGGAEAGNLAGELVSIGTSDAKRVGQLNGVLPFGVAGLAGLLVSAVVLLTMSIPLGLLVLLGTPPMLYLAHLIGKPLERRSEAEQERSAFASGIATDLVAGLRVLKGVGAERAAVDRYRRTSQDSLKATLKAARAQAWHNGALLALTGIFIALVALVGGNLAAAGDITIGDLVAAVGLAQYLITPFSIFSWVNGELAQGRASAGRIADVLNAPAAVGEGTATLPVPAPGHVRLSALSRGALRDVDFEARPGELLGVVATDPAAATDLLDCLGRAADPATGSVSIDSVDLSTVDPSRVREVVLVAAHDADLFAGTVAENVAPGLRVAEAMSAAAVDEVASALPDGVATAVSERGRSLSGGQRQRVALARALAVDAPVLVLHDPTTAVDTVTEARIAAGLAQLRRGRTTILVTTSPALLAATDRVVLLDDGRIACQGSHAELAGRADYRAAVLS